The genomic window GCGCCCCGGGGAACAGCAGCGTTCAACCGGCCGGGCCCGGTCAAAGGGTCCCAGGCTGACATCATGGAGGAGAAGGGTATGAAGAGAATGCTCGGGGGGGTGATGCTTGCCGTTGCGCTGGCCTTCGCGGCGACTGTCGCGTACGCCCAGGACATGGGGATCGTAACGGGGAGCAAGAGGGGCACCTACTATCAATTCGGGCTCAACATGTCCGAGCTGGTCAAGAAGCAGGGGGTGCGGCTGAGGGTGGACGAGTCTCAAGGCTCTGTGCAGAACGTTTTCGCCGTCTACAAGGCCCCCGACACACAGATGGGGATCGTGCAGTCGGACGTCCTGGCCTTTGTGGCCAAGATCCAGACGGACCCCGTTCTCCAGCGGATCGCGGCGAAGACCAAGATGGTCTTTCCCTTTTACAATGAAGAGGTGCACCTCCTGGCCAACGCGGAGGTGAAGGACTTCGACGACCTGAGCGGCAAGATCGTCGCCATCGGGGAGGAGGGCAGCGGGATCTATCTGACCTCGCGCCTGCTGTTCGAGGCCTCCGGCGTGAAGCCGCGCGACATGCTTGCGGTGGGGCCCGTGGACGCCCTGGCCCTGCTGAAAAAGGGGGACATCGACGCCCTGTTCTACGTGGCGGGCATTCCGGTGAAGCTGTTCACGGAGGACGTGACCGCCGAGGACAAGCTCTCCCTGGTGCCGATCACGAACAAGAACATCCTCGAGTTCTACCCGGCCGTGCAGATCCCCGCGAACACCTATCCCTGGCAGCCGCAGGCGGTCAGCACCGTCGCCGTGAAGGCCGTCCTCATCTCCTACGACTTCCGTGGGTCCAACTGCGACAATGTCGGCAAGGTCGCCAAGATCGTCTACGACAACCTCGACTGGCTGAGGGCGAACGGCCACCCGAAGTGGAAGACCGTCGACCTCAACGCGCCGCTGAAGGGGTGGGAGCAGTACGACTGCGTCACGAAGGTGATTCAGCCGGCCAGGCGCAAGGC from Syntrophaceae bacterium includes these protein-coding regions:
- a CDS encoding TAXI family TRAP transporter solute-binding subunit — translated: MLGGVMLAVALAFAATVAYAQDMGIVTGSKRGTYYQFGLNMSELVKKQGVRLRVDESQGSVQNVFAVYKAPDTQMGIVQSDVLAFVAKIQTDPVLQRIAAKTKMVFPFYNEEVHLLANAEVKDFDDLSGKIVAIGEEGSGIYLTSRLLFEASGVKPRDMLAVGPVDALALLKKGDIDALFYVAGIPVKLFTEDVTAEDKLSLVPITNKNILEFYPAVQIPANTYPWQPQAVSTVAVKAVLISYDFRGSNCDNVGKVAKIVYDNLDWLRANGHPKWKTVDLNAPLKGWEQYDCVTKVIQPARRKAPEKPRTVNPVLDAIKKMFSE